The sequence TTACATGATGAAGAGGACTGGCAGCGGGCACTGAGCCTCTATCAGAATGCGGAGCAGCGAGAGGACAACCCCCGCTTGGCCTGTGCCATGGCCCTTACCCCTTATGGGCAGAGCAGCGTCCTGCTGCCCTTTCTGGATCATCCAGACTTTTACGTGGTGGCGCGTGCGGTAGAGATTCTGGCGCAGCGGCGATATACCCCCGCCTACACGCTGATTCGGGAGCTAGCGGTCCAGCCGGGCAACCGCAGCAACGGCGCCGCCGAGCGGGCCATGAGAACCTGGCGCCCCTGAGGGCCGTCAGAGGGATTCCGCTCGCGCCAGCACCTGCCCCCGGCCGTAAAAGTCCCAGCAGGCTTCCGGCCAGGTCCGCAGAATGAGGCGGCGGTTGACCGCGTCGGCGGCGTGCAGCGCCTCGCCCAGCGCGCAGTAAAAGCGGCTGCCCTGCTCCTGCATGGCGCGGGCGGTCCAGTACACCGGGGCCTGTTCCAATTCTTGTTGCTGCTCGGGGCTGGGCATGGCCCCTATCTTGCCGCAAGCCTCCGGCTGGCCACGCTGCCCGCTACAGCTGACCGGGGGCCAACGTGGTGGGTGCTACCCTGGCCCCAGCATGACCCGGACAGTAGCCATCACTTCGGAAAAGGGGGGCGTGGGCAAAAGCACCCTGGCGGTCCACCTGGCCGGCGCGGCGCAGGAACAGGGCCTGCGGCCCCTCCTGATTGATGAAGACGGCCGTGTGGGCAGCAGCCTGCGCTGGGCGGCGCGGACGGGCGGACTACCGTTTGACGTGCTGGCCGCCGAGGACGTGAAGCCCAAGAAGCTGGCCGGGTACGACCTCGTGGTGCTGGACACCGAGGGCCGCCCCAAACGCAAGGAGCTGCGCCAGCTGGCCGAGCGCGCTGACCTGCTGCTGGTGCCCAGCGGGGTTAGTCCCCTGGAACTGGACGCCACCCGTGAACTGATAGATTTTCTGCACGCCGAGGGCGCCGCCCGCAAGACCCGCGTGGCCCTGACCCGCGTGCCGCCCGTGGGCCACGCGGCCGAGGACGCCCGCGAGGGTCTGCGCGACGACGGCTTTACGGTGTGCAACGCGGTGGTGCGCCAGTACGCCGCCTTTGGCCGCGCCGCCGAACTGGGCGTGCTGGTGCGCGACGTGCCCGTTCCCCGCGCTGACCTTGCCTGGACCGACGTGACCGCCCTGGCCCGCGAGCTGTGGTGACGCGCTGAGCATGGGCCGCTTTGATTACCTGAGCAAAACGGGCAAGAAGGCCAAGAAAGAGGCCGGGCGCAAGGTCACCCCGGCCCCCGACGCCCGGCGTACCCACGCACCCGACCCCGTCGAAGCTGTGTATCTGCGCCGCGAAACAGTCCGCGCGGTGAGTAGGGCACTGAAAAAGGGCGGCGGCGAGAGCGTCGAGGAACTGGCCGAGGACCTGCTGCTGGCCTGGCTGCGCGCCCGGTCATGACGCTGGCAGCGGCGCGCGCCGGTCGGGCGGTCGCCCTGTTGCTGGCCCTGTTCGTCACGGTGCCGGGTGTGCTCAATCCCTTGCAGCCGGGCTGGCTGAGTAACGTCAACCTGGTGTTCCACGAGGCCGGGCACGTGCTGCTCATGTGGGCAGGCGAGACGGTGACCCTGCTGGGCGGCAGCGCCGTGCAGGTGCTGGTGCCGGCCGCCTGCGTGGCGACCTTCCTGGCGCGTCGGGAGCGCTTTGCGGCTGGGCTGGTCACCCTCTGGCTGGGGCACTCGCTGGCAGGGGTGGCGGCGTACATCCGTGACGCCCCGGCGCGCGAACTGCCCCTGCTGACGGGTGACCCCGACACCCACGACTGGTGGCAACTGCTGGTCGGCTGGAACGCGCTGGGCGCCGCCGACCCGCTGGGCCGCTTCGTGCTGTTTCTGGCCTACGCCGCCGTCATTCTGGGGACGCTGCTGGCCGTCTGGAACGAACTGAACAGCCCGCCGGAGTCGGCGTGAGCGTCGTCGGCCGCTTTGCACCCAGCCCCACCGGCGCCATGCACCTGGGCAATGCGCGCACCGCCCTGCTGGCCTGGCTGCATTCGCGCGCCCAGGGTGGGCGCCACTTCTTGAGGTTTGAAGACCTCGACACCGGCCGTGTGCGCCCCTGGGCCTTTGAAACCACCCGCCTGGACCTGGCCTGGCTGGGCCTGGACTGGGACGAGGAGGTCATCCAGTCCAGCCGGCTGCCGCTCTACGAGGCGGCCCTGGCCCGCCTGGACACCTATCCCTGCACCTGCACCCGCAAGGAAGTGCAGGCGGCCATCCAGGCGAGTGCCGGCGCCCCCCACGGCGCCGAGCCGGTGTATCCCGGCACCTGCCGTGCGGGCCATATGCTGGGCCGCCCAGCGGCGGTGCGC is a genomic window of Deinococcus betulae containing:
- a CDS encoding ParA family protein, coding for MTRTVAITSEKGGVGKSTLAVHLAGAAQEQGLRPLLIDEDGRVGSSLRWAARTGGLPFDVLAAEDVKPKKLAGYDLVVLDTEGRPKRKELRQLAERADLLLVPSGVSPLELDATRELIDFLHAEGAARKTRVALTRVPPVGHAAEDAREGLRDDGFTVCNAVVRQYAAFGRAAELGVLVRDVPVPRADLAWTDVTALARELW